From one Candidatus Neptunochlamydia vexilliferae genomic stretch:
- a CDS encoding ATP-binding protein, which yields MKKLPIGIQTIDKIITNGYVYVDKTEHALKLIRGGAYYFLARPRRFGKSLFLNTLKEIFLGNKELFKDCAIYSSDYSWEKHPVIYFDFTKIPSHTPEQLEASLKRTLKKASKLYNKNVDIPSVEEGLDNLVEELTKDNKVIVLIDEYDKPLIDRLSSPEIAKANREILKSFFGTLKGLDEHLKFVFVTGVSKFSQVSLFSGFNNLEDITVDPISSTIMGYTEEEIRKSFADHLDHLAKGSSQESLINEMRRWYNGYRFSREGAPVYNPHSTLKFLKTGHTQSYWYSTVTPSFLIEQIKERPLSSLDLSQSEAKETELLNINDIQKIDLQALMWQTGYLTLRNYDPQTSLYELDFPNQEVREAFFDSLLSDFAEIKPSKVITAAAECKQELENIDLDAFFERINHYFASVPYTLFENAREGFYHAVFLSLLEGMGIKTYSEQKTNIGRIDLVVEMPLIIYIFEFKKDQSADAALEQIKNTKYGEKYTQSGKKLIHVGVNFSSKSRNISEWKALGF from the coding sequence AGAGCACGCTCTCAAACTGATTCGTGGGGGGGCGTACTATTTCCTAGCAAGACCACGACGCTTTGGAAAGTCTCTTTTTCTAAACACCCTTAAGGAAATTTTCCTGGGAAATAAAGAGCTTTTTAAGGATTGCGCAATTTATTCAAGCGATTATAGCTGGGAAAAGCATCCTGTCATCTACTTTGATTTTACAAAAATCCCTTCGCACACCCCAGAGCAGTTGGAAGCAAGCCTCAAGAGAACCCTCAAAAAAGCCAGCAAGCTTTACAATAAAAATGTTGATATTCCTTCTGTGGAAGAAGGTTTGGATAACCTTGTTGAAGAGCTCACTAAAGACAATAAGGTTATCGTTCTTATCGATGAGTATGACAAGCCTCTGATTGACCGCCTTTCATCTCCAGAAATCGCTAAAGCGAACCGCGAAATTCTAAAAAGCTTCTTTGGCACTTTGAAAGGGCTCGATGAGCACCTAAAATTTGTCTTTGTTACAGGAGTGAGCAAGTTCTCCCAGGTTTCACTATTTTCTGGATTTAACAACCTCGAAGATATTACGGTCGACCCAATATCTAGCACAATCATGGGTTACACCGAAGAGGAGATCAGGAAGTCTTTTGCCGACCACCTTGACCACCTTGCAAAGGGATCAAGTCAGGAATCACTGATCAATGAAATGCGCCGCTGGTACAATGGATACCGCTTTTCAAGAGAGGGAGCCCCTGTCTACAACCCTCACTCAACGCTAAAGTTCCTAAAGACAGGCCACACCCAAAGCTACTGGTACAGCACAGTCACTCCCTCATTTTTAATCGAGCAAATCAAAGAAAGACCGCTCTCTTCATTAGACCTTAGTCAATCAGAGGCCAAAGAGACAGAACTTTTAAATATCAATGACATTCAGAAAATCGACTTGCAAGCTCTAATGTGGCAAACAGGCTATTTGACTCTTCGAAACTACGACCCACAAACCTCTCTTTACGAACTCGATTTTCCCAACCAAGAGGTAAGGGAGGCCTTTTTTGACTCTCTTCTCTCAGACTTTGCAGAGATTAAGCCTTCAAAGGTTATCACAGCAGCTGCAGAGTGCAAGCAAGAACTCGAAAATATCGACTTAGATGCCTTCTTTGAACGCATCAATCACTACTTTGCAAGTGTCCCCTACACCCTATTTGAAAATGCTCGAGAGGGTTTTTACCATGCTGTTTTTCTTAGCTTGCTAGAGGGGATGGGGATCAAAACCTACTCCGAACAAAAGACCAATATTGGCCGGATCGACCTCGTTGTTGAGATGCCCTTGATCATCTATATTTTTGAGTTCAAGAAGGACCAGTCAGCAGACGCTGCCCTTGAGCAGATCAAAAACACAAAGTACGGTGAAAAATATACCCAGAGTGGGAAAAAACTCATACATGTCGGGGTAAACTTTAGCTCTAAATCGCGCAATATCTCTGAATGGAAAGCCCTTGGATTCTAA